Proteins encoded by one window of Trueperaceae bacterium:
- a CDS encoding secretin N-terminal domain-containing protein has protein sequence MKRTLTLLTLLALLGAATAQRDIAPLPDDPRFDQPVEFVTSASGESLRAMVLGLARSIGLTAVVDDVPDKVIVYDIGDPKPFRQVWDLVLTLNDLDYVLLENDLVVVGTPESVARLRAGEPVAEAAAAPADEPVEQRFYRVNTDAQQVVDVLRRVLPGLQVEALPGNTIVVTGTAAQHDQVVTMLDQFDRAPEQVAMEQRTYFLSNADATQLANVLQQTGLLVSGGAEGQASRLEDFSVVAEPRTNSLIVTGPANVQARLAQLIPELDRPQRQVNIQVRIQEVTRSFAQDFGLDFSGAFGQMQASLLDTGLSFIFDMASAVSSFNIMAVLDALESQGLSRRVDDANLTLLDKQTGTLISGGNARILLPNAAGEAVLEEVEYGVQLTLTPLIGADGRITIEVNAEISDLLPPPTPDVVLHTSTRRVSTTVTLEPGQTVLLGGLLQDEIVISKDRLPVLGAIPVIGELFGTTSTEETSGELLLIVTADVIE, from the coding sequence ATGAAGCGAACCCTCACACTCCTCACCCTCCTCGCCCTGCTCGGGGCGGCCACGGCTCAGCGGGACATCGCGCCGCTGCCCGACGACCCGAGGTTCGACCAACCGGTCGAGTTCGTGACGAGCGCTTCGGGCGAGTCGCTGCGCGCGATGGTCCTGGGCCTGGCCCGCTCCATCGGCCTCACCGCCGTCGTCGACGACGTGCCCGACAAGGTGATCGTCTACGACATCGGCGACCCGAAGCCGTTCCGGCAGGTGTGGGACCTCGTCCTCACCCTCAACGACCTCGACTACGTGCTGCTCGAGAACGACCTCGTCGTCGTGGGCACGCCGGAGTCCGTAGCGCGCCTGCGCGCGGGCGAGCCGGTCGCCGAGGCCGCTGCCGCGCCGGCCGACGAGCCCGTCGAGCAGCGCTTCTACCGGGTGAACACCGACGCCCAGCAGGTCGTGGACGTCCTGAGGCGCGTCCTCCCCGGCCTGCAGGTGGAGGCTCTCCCCGGCAACACGATCGTCGTCACGGGCACGGCTGCCCAGCACGACCAGGTCGTGACGATGCTCGACCAGTTCGACAGGGCGCCCGAGCAGGTGGCGATGGAGCAGCGCACCTACTTCCTCTCCAACGCCGACGCCACCCAGCTCGCCAACGTGCTCCAGCAGACGGGCCTGCTCGTCTCCGGCGGCGCCGAGGGCCAGGCCTCCCGCCTCGAGGACTTCTCGGTCGTCGCCGAGCCGCGCACGAACAGCCTCATCGTCACCGGCCCGGCCAACGTGCAGGCGCGCCTCGCGCAGCTCATCCCCGAGCTCGACCGCCCGCAGCGCCAGGTGAACATCCAGGTGCGCATCCAGGAGGTCACGCGCTCGTTCGCCCAGGACTTCGGCCTCGACTTCAGCGGCGCCTTCGGGCAGATGCAGGCGAGCCTGCTCGACACCGGCCTGTCGTTCATCTTCGACATGGCCTCCGCCGTCTCTAGCTTCAACATCATGGCCGTCCTCGACGCGCTCGAGTCGCAGGGCCTGTCGCGGCGCGTCGACGACGCGAACCTCACGCTGCTCGACAAGCAGACCGGCACGCTCATCTCGGGCGGCAACGCGCGCATCCTCCTCCCCAACGCGGCCGGCGAGGCCGTCCTCGAGGAGGTCGAGTACGGCGTGCAGCTCACGCTGACGCCGCTGATCGGCGCCGACGGGCGCATCACCATCGAGGTCAACGCCGAGATCTCCGACCTCCTGCCGCCCCCCACCCCGGACGTCGTGCTGCACACCTCCACGCGGCGCGTCTCCACGACCGTCACGCTCGAGCCGGGCCAGACGGTCCTCCTCGGCGGCCTGCTGCAGGACGAGATCGTGATCTCGAAGGACCGCCTGCCCGTCCTCGGGGCCATCCCCGTGATCGGCGAGCTGTTCGGCACCACCAGCACCGAGGAGACCTCCGGCGAGCTGCTCCTGATCGTCACCGCCGACGTCATCGAGTGA
- the aroC gene encoding chorismate synthase produces MLRFLSAGESHGPSLTVVVDGVPAGLELVASEHIDPWLRRRQGGYGRGQRMVIESDAATLLGGVRAGRTTGAPIAIAIANRDNANWREVMDPLPGGEPRKRALTEPRPGHADLAGGIKYGHKDLRDVLERASARETASRVAAGAVALRLLEAAGVQACARVVSLGGIPCDGGMDWSRVPELDESPLRTFDRAAEEEIMARIDAAKEAGDTLGGVVEARFRGVPVGLGSYTQWDRKLDGRLAQAVMSVHAMKACEIGDGWRGATLPGSEVHDAVVGRRDGRYVRETNRAGGLEGGVTNGEDVVVRAAMKPIATLMRPLPTVDVVSHAAADAARERSDVTAVPAASIVVLAMAALVLADALLEKFGGDTVRELQERVSSHREYAAAY; encoded by the coding sequence ATGCTGAGGTTCCTCTCCGCCGGAGAGTCTCACGGCCCCTCCCTCACCGTGGTCGTCGACGGCGTGCCCGCCGGCCTCGAGCTCGTCGCCAGCGAGCACATCGACCCGTGGCTCAGGCGCCGCCAGGGCGGCTACGGACGCGGCCAGCGCATGGTCATCGAGTCGGACGCCGCGACGCTGCTGGGCGGCGTGCGCGCGGGACGGACCACGGGTGCCCCCATCGCGATCGCGATCGCGAACCGCGACAACGCCAACTGGCGCGAGGTCATGGACCCGCTGCCGGGCGGGGAGCCGCGCAAGCGGGCGCTCACCGAGCCGCGGCCGGGCCACGCCGACCTCGCCGGCGGCATCAAGTACGGCCACAAGGACCTCCGCGACGTGCTCGAGCGCGCCTCGGCGCGCGAGACGGCCAGCCGGGTGGCGGCCGGGGCGGTGGCGCTCCGGTTGCTCGAGGCGGCCGGCGTGCAGGCGTGCGCCCGGGTCGTGAGCCTCGGCGGCATCCCCTGCGACGGCGGCATGGACTGGTCGCGGGTGCCCGAGCTCGACGAGAGCCCCCTGCGCACGTTCGACCGCGCCGCCGAGGAGGAGATCATGGCCCGCATCGACGCCGCCAAGGAGGCCGGCGACACGCTGGGCGGCGTCGTCGAGGCCAGGTTCAGGGGCGTGCCGGTGGGCCTGGGGTCGTACACGCAGTGGGACCGGAAGCTCGACGGGCGCCTCGCCCAGGCCGTGATGAGCGTCCACGCCATGAAGGCCTGCGAGATCGGCGACGGCTGGCGAGGGGCGACGCTGCCGGGCAGCGAGGTTCACGACGCGGTCGTGGGCCGCCGGGACGGCCGCTACGTGCGGGAGACGAACCGCGCCGGCGGCCTCGAGGGAGGGGTCACGAACGGCGAGGACGTGGTCGTGCGGGCGGCCATGAAGCCCATCGCCACCCTCATGCGTCCCCTGCCGACCGTCGACGTCGTCAGCCACGCCGCGGCCGACGCCGCGCGGGAGCGCTCCGACGTGACGGCCGTGCCGGCCGCCTCGATCGTCGTGCTGGCGATGGCCGCCCTGGTCCTGGCCGACGCCCTGCTGGAGAAGTTCGGTGGCGACACCGTGCGCGAGCTCCAGGAGCGCGTCTCCTCCCACCGCGAGTACGCCGCGGCCTACTGA
- a CDS encoding shikimate kinase, with protein MAGPSARRHLPPERVVTWLAMAGFMGTGKSRIGWELSRRLQLTFVDTDRVIERVSAMRITDIFELYGEEVFRDYETEVVKRCVRLDEVVVSTGGGTVVRPENRALLKARGPVVVLTASPETVYKRTRRHRRPMLEVGDPLERIGTLMASRQAAYDEVATFKVSTDGRASAEVVEEIVERLKRWAGESGARGEA; from the coding sequence ATGGCCGGGCCCTCCGCCAGGCGGCACCTCCCGCCGGAGCGGGTCGTGACCTGGCTCGCCATGGCCGGCTTCATGGGGACGGGCAAGAGCCGCATCGGCTGGGAGCTGTCGCGGAGGCTGCAGCTGACCTTCGTCGACACGGACCGGGTCATCGAGCGCGTGAGCGCCATGCGCATCACCGACATCTTCGAGCTCTACGGCGAGGAGGTGTTCCGCGACTACGAGACCGAGGTCGTCAAGCGCTGCGTGAGGCTCGACGAGGTCGTCGTCTCCACCGGCGGCGGCACGGTCGTGCGCCCGGAGAACAGGGCGCTGCTGAAGGCCCGCGGGCCCGTCGTCGTGCTCACCGCCAGCCCCGAGACCGTCTACAAGCGCACGCGGCGCCACCGCCGGCCGATGCTCGAGGTCGGCGACCCCCTCGAGCGCATCGGGACCCTGATGGCGAGCCGGCAGGCCGCCTACGACGAGGTCGCGACGTTCAAGGTCTCCACCGACGGACGCGCCTCCGCCGAGGTCGTCGAGGAGATCGTGGAGCGCCTCAAGCGCTGGGCCGGGGAGAGCGGCGCGCGGGGCGAGGCGTGA
- the aroB gene encoding 3-dehydroquinate synthase → MSGRATGDADAVSAGRRRTVTVALSPPYDVVVGPGLLGEVATRVAEATVAVVSDDAVWALHGRRLAERLEAGGKRVAAVTFPPGEASKDLATLGRVLRALASAGLGRDGAVLALGGGVVGDLGGLAAATYLRGVALYQLPTSLLAMVDAAIGGKTGIDLPEGKNLVGAFWQPRAVLADVQTLATLSPRELRQGTAEVVKTGLIGDPGLVDEAERLLVPAAAGEGAAAVPPDELAEVVARAAAVKARVVAADPHEAGVRAHLNLGHTLAHALEAASGLALGHGDAVLYGLVYAAALGRARGLTDQVERLAGIVERLRPDPLPDLPFEALVPYMRRDKKARAGRLRFVLLAEPGRPVVVDDVGEDELRSAWRALEELVR, encoded by the coding sequence GTGAGCGGGCGCGCCACGGGCGACGCCGACGCCGTCTCCGCGGGACGGCGCCGCACCGTCACCGTCGCCCTCTCCCCTCCTTACGACGTCGTCGTCGGCCCGGGCCTGCTGGGCGAGGTCGCGACGCGCGTGGCCGAGGCCACCGTGGCCGTCGTCAGCGACGACGCCGTGTGGGCGCTCCACGGGCGCCGGCTGGCCGAGCGGCTCGAGGCCGGCGGCAAGCGCGTCGCCGCCGTGACCTTCCCGCCCGGCGAGGCCAGCAAGGACCTCGCGACGCTGGGTCGCGTCCTGCGCGCCCTGGCGTCGGCGGGGCTGGGTCGCGACGGCGCCGTCCTGGCGCTAGGCGGCGGCGTCGTCGGCGACCTCGGCGGCCTCGCGGCGGCGACCTACCTGCGCGGCGTGGCCCTCTACCAGCTCCCGACCTCCCTGCTGGCGATGGTCGACGCCGCGATAGGCGGCAAGACGGGCATCGACCTGCCCGAGGGCAAGAACCTGGTCGGGGCGTTCTGGCAGCCGCGCGCCGTGCTGGCCGACGTTCAGACCCTCGCCACCTTGTCGCCGCGCGAGCTGCGTCAGGGCACCGCCGAGGTCGTGAAGACCGGCCTCATCGGCGACCCCGGCCTGGTCGACGAGGCGGAGCGCCTGCTGGTGCCGGCGGCAGCCGGCGAGGGCGCCGCTGCGGTGCCGCCCGACGAGCTCGCCGAGGTCGTGGCGCGCGCCGCCGCGGTGAAGGCCAGGGTCGTGGCCGCGGACCCCCACGAGGCCGGCGTGAGGGCGCACCTCAACCTGGGCCACACGCTGGCCCACGCGCTCGAGGCCGCCTCCGGCCTGGCGCTCGGCCACGGGGACGCGGTGCTCTACGGCCTCGTCTACGCCGCCGCCCTGGGCCGCGCGCGCGGGCTGACCGACCAGGTCGAGCGCCTCGCCGGCATCGTCGAGCGGCTGCGACCCGATCCCCTGCCGGACCTGCCCTTCGAGGCGCTGGTACCCTACATGAGGCGCGACAAGAAGGCCCGCGCCGGCCGCCTGCGGTTCGTGCTGCTCGCGGAGCCGGGAAGGCCCGTGGTGGTGGACGACGTCGGCGAGGACGAGCTGCGGTCGGCCTGGCGCGCGCTCGAGGAGCTGGTGCGATGA
- the aroQ gene encoding type II 3-dehydroquinate dehydratase, with product MILVLNGPNLDLLGRREPHIYGSTTLDDVRADLERLAAQLGARVEVRQSNHEGQLIDWLHGAADEGARGVIVNPGGLSHTSVALRDAIAAIDLPVVEVHISNVHAREEFRHRCLTAGACVGAITGLGVSGYALALRYLVERA from the coding sequence ATGATCCTTGTCCTCAACGGCCCGAACCTCGACCTCCTCGGACGGCGCGAGCCGCACATCTACGGCAGCACGACGCTGGACGACGTGCGCGCCGACCTCGAGCGCCTGGCCGCGCAGCTCGGCGCGCGGGTGGAGGTGCGCCAGTCCAACCACGAGGGCCAGCTCATCGACTGGCTCCACGGCGCCGCGGACGAGGGCGCGCGCGGCGTGATCGTGAACCCGGGCGGCCTGAGCCACACGAGCGTGGCGCTGCGCGACGCGATCGCGGCGATCGACCTGCCGGTCGTCGAGGTGCACATATCGAACGTGCACGCGCGCGAGGAGTTCCGCCACCGCTGCCTCACGGCAGGGGCCTGCGTCGGCGCGATCACGGGCCTCGGCGTCAGCGGCTACGCCCTGGCGCTGCGCTACCTGGTCGAACGGGCCTAG
- the scpB gene encoding SMC-Scp complex subunit ScpB, which yields MPIATMEPSSDAEDSARREVRALLCAALLAAERPLSAKELKGLLGVSEEAVAREVMSLHEVLQAQGLGIEVEHVAGGYRLVVAPRLVPALATLLSPPPLPPLSSAALETLALIAYHQPITRGELEAARGASCTSTLETLRERGLIKVVGQKDVVGKPLLYGTTERFLLDFGLSSLEDLPPVGETPTGFLRG from the coding sequence GTGCCCATCGCGACCATGGAGCCGTCGAGCGACGCGGAGGACAGCGCCAGGCGCGAGGTGAGGGCGCTGCTGTGCGCGGCGCTCCTCGCGGCGGAGCGCCCGCTCTCGGCCAAGGAGCTCAAGGGCCTGCTGGGCGTGAGCGAGGAGGCCGTGGCGCGCGAGGTGATGTCGCTCCACGAGGTGCTGCAGGCCCAGGGGCTGGGCATCGAGGTGGAGCACGTGGCCGGCGGGTACCGCCTCGTCGTGGCGCCGCGGCTCGTGCCGGCCCTGGCCACGCTGCTGTCGCCGCCGCCCCTGCCGCCGCTGAGCTCCGCCGCCCTCGAGACGCTGGCGCTGATCGCCTACCACCAGCCCATCACGCGCGGGGAGCTGGAGGCCGCCCGCGGCGCGTCGTGCACGTCCACGCTCGAGACCCTGCGGGAGCGCGGCCTGATCAAGGTGGTGGGGCAGAAGGACGTGGTGGGCAAGCCGCTGCTCTACGGCACCACCGAGAGGTTCCTGCTCGACTTCGGGCTGTCCTCGCTCGAGGACCTCCCGCCCGTGGGCGAGACGCCGACGGGCTTCCTGCGCGGCTGA